The genomic stretch aaaacatagactaactaggcttaaatcttaaaaaattttgtaaaacttttgagaactaaacagccCCTAACCACCCACAAAACCACCACGAGAAACCAGCTGATTTCAGCAAATACGGTACCATAAACACTTCACATTTTTTTTTGTAACAAGTGGTCATACCCAAAATCACCGCGAGAAACCAGCTGATTCCAGCAAATACGGTACCTAAACACTtcacatttcttttctttttttctttttttttgtaacaAGTGGTCATACCGGCACTGGAGCTGTAACCGTGGAGGCAGGGTGCTGCATGTCCATGACTGTTGATTGGCTTCAGTGAACCCTGCCACAGTGGCACTTCTGGCCCCAGCCGAAGCTTCTTCCAACAGTAACAACATGGCTTGATTTTTCTTTTAcagtcaaggccttgtttacttccacccaaaatccaaaaacttttcaagatttcctgtcacatcgaatctttagacacatgcatggagtattaaatataaacgaaattaaaaactaattgcacagtttggtcgaaatttacgagacgaatcttttgatcctagttagtccatgattggacaataattaccataaacaaacgaaagtactacagtatccgaaaaaatttcgttgaggaagtaaacaaggcgcaAGACTCGAGAGATAAAATGAAGGGTTCAGGAACAGGAAGCTTCTACCAACCTGTCATGTCCTGTTGTTGACTCGAGTACCTGGCTTGTAGAAATAAGTACGGTTTATAATATGAGAATTTTTAGCGATCGAAGTCAATAGTATTTTtatctcataataaattaaaaattagtaatttttatgtctttttaaacAAGTGGAGAGGCTCATGAATCACGAAAGCAAGCTGGGCACGCCGTACCGTACGTGTGGATTCAGGTGGTTCAGATATGACTAGCGACTACGATCGGTTGTTGAACACTGTTGGCGGGTATTCGTGAACCGAAGACCGGCTCGGAAACACAGCAACTCCGCAGAAATGTTTCGGCCTATTGTCGGAAGCAGCGAGCGTTTTGTTGGTCAAGCCACgtaaaaactttttttttctactgagttctttttttttttttttgcgatggGGCTATTTACCCGTATTTCATTAATAAAATGATCTAGTGAGATCAGATCGACGgttccggctccggctccggccgtCCTCGCAATTCGTTACTGCAACCAGACGTTGGTGGCTTGGACTTGAACAGCCGCTCCCTGGCATCAGGCACTCTCGCTACAAGTTCAACGGCTGTTCTCATAGTTCCATGACGTGAACCGGCGGTGGTTGTCTCCAATCATGCTCGCTCATTGTTTGTTATTATATTATGCCATGTCAATATGCCATGCAGATGGGGCCTTTTATCATGGGGCCGGCCATACACTGCACACTGGGACAAATGGCAGTGTTGCTACAGCATCTAGAACCATTTAAGGGGTATCCCATGTTCTTGTGGAAGGAGGAAGAACAAGACCTCGGATGATCTATCTGATGATCCTTACGTCCTCCGATGCGGCCCCTGGAATAATGTGGGTGCTGTGCTACAATATATATGTGCCCACCGAGCTCGAGTTTGATTAAAATTAGCCGAATTGTCTACCTAATCGCACTGCTAGATTTGGAAATGCAGTTGTGAATGTAGTTTTTATGCCtagaatgaaaaaaaaaacgttGTAGTAGTTGCTGCTGGAGTTTTTGTAACTTCATTTTCCACAAATAGTTTGTGTGGCCCATGGAGAAATCGATCTCTCATTCAAACTTTCAGAACACAGCAGTGTGCCCTCTACCGCATGCATTAGAGAACCTACAAGTATTTCTCGGAACTGAATGCTTTCCTTGTGATCTGCACTCACAAACGCTTCTCGTTGCTGGGAATGGAATCTCCAGAGTCTGCGATACTTTCACAGGCCCTCTCACGGCTCTCTTGTAGTAGTAGAGCAGTAGAAATGTCTGACGGCTCGAAGCAGCAGTAGCATTGCTTGTTTTAATCTCGCTAGGCTTTTTGTCTTCAACTGGTGTCATCGTTGTCCCCTAGCTAGTTCTGCAGCCTACAACTGCGAGTCTCAAGGAGATCCCTAGGTGTAAGTGTAACGAGTACTGTATCCAAGAAGAAGCACCAAAAAAATACGCAGGCTTTCAAAGAGGTGAAGTACAAAGAATTTGCTACTGTATCAGTAGTTCAGTGGTGAACACTGACTGATGATGAATTCTCAGAAACAAAAGgagaaaagagaggggagaattTGATAAgagtattaaggccttgtttagttccaaaaaatctttgcaaaataggaatagtagcactttcgtttgtatttgacaaatattgtccaattatggactaactagattcaaaagattcgtctcatcaattccgatcaaactgtgtaattagtttttattttcaactatatttaatactccatgcatacgtctaaagattcgatgtgacgggaaatctgaaaaattttgcaaaaattttgaggaagtaaacaaggcctaaactgtTTTTCACTTTGTAAAATAAATTATACTGAATGGATTTATCCAGTGATTGAGGAAGCAAAGTTTCCCTATCGATGctagatttcttttttttttaagtcccagcaaaccgtgcacttcaAGTTATTTCTATCCAATCTTTTACTGAAAGTTTTCGAGAAAAAATCTTTTACTGAAATTCAAGTGCTGTGGCAGGCAAATTCAAGTGCCCTTGATGTCTTGAGGAGTTGCTCTGATCAAGCGTATAAATTAATACAGTAGTAAACTACCAACATACAGTAGCTAGATACTGGAGTGGATGGATGCCACTATGCGATTGACCCATAAATATCTGAAATCGAATACTACACAATACAGTGAATACGTACCATTTATTGCATCAGTATTACACTGCTACTATTGTATACAGTCCCTCTCCAACAATGCAGAATTGGCAGGGAAATTAGTTGTCAGTCAAATGTCTGAACTGATGATTCTTTTTAGCACATCGGCCTTGGATGCTCGACCAACTTTAATTCTTCAACAAAGACTAATGAAAATGGTATACACTTCTTTACCATCTGGTCCATGTGAACAGTATAGTCGCTACTCACAATTACCTTCACATTTCATAGCACCCGAGTTTTTTTAGCAGGCGCCAGAGTTGATTTCCGGATTAGTACTACACGCCCAGCATATCAGTTACGGTTACAGTTTCACTGGTAGGTGTAGGTACAGTGCACAGGTGTTAGGCTCAACTCAACTAAGCGCTACTGTATCATCAAGGTAAAAGAGGAGTGAAGAACAGCACGGTTGGTTTCAGAGGATTGGCAAATACTGCATACCTAATCAGGATCATTAACAGGAATATAATTACGATTTACAACCACCACTCTTGGTCTCGTTTAATCCACCATGCAAGAGTGGCGTTGCATTTTGCATGCATGAGCTCCGCTACACCTTGACGTCAGAGAGCGTGACCCAGATATGCTCGAACACCTCGACGATGAGGTCGTGGTACTCGGCGGCGTTGAGGGACAGGTAGCACGCGAGGAGGTCCTCGAGGTCGGCGGCGGTGCGGATGCCGTTCTCGGTGATCATCTCCTCCATGGACTCCCGGAAGTCCCGCCTCGGGTCCCGCGACGACTTCACCACCGCGAAGCTCTCAGccagaggcggcggcggcggcggcttggtCCGCGCAGGAGAGCGcgcggtcgtcgtcgtcgtcgtgggtGACCTGCACTTCTTGGACGATGCTAAGCGCGGGGTGTTGGCGCGCGTCTTGAGGCGgcgcgccgacgacgacgacacggACCGCCTCGGCGGCTTGAGCTTGCTCTGTTCGGGGACGACAGGCGAGGCTCGTCGTGTCGCGTGTGCGAGGACGTCGATGTGCTTGTCCACGAGCTGGCACACGTCGGGCTCCCTCTTCGCCGCCGGCTTGGTCATGATCGGCGGGAGAGTCGTCTTTTCGGGCCTCCTCTCGGTCCGCAGGTCGATGATGATATCCGTGGCGGAAGTGATCACTTTGCCCTCAAGCTTGTTGTCGTGGGCGCGGACGGCGGCAGcaaccgtcggtttcttcacgtactcgtcgtcgtcgtcgtcgtcgtcgctgctgTACCCGACGAAAATGTCGCGGCGGCACGGCGGGGTGTCGGGCGCCTCGACCACCACGAGGTCAGgccggcggccgcggccgcagCGGCATGCGGCGGTGGAGGCCGGCGACGACGCgacgccgctgctgctgctggccgaggccggcggcgccgccgccgccagcttgACGGACCGCctccggtggtggtggtgatggcGCCGCCTGCTGGACCGGCGCGGCGGCGACAGCTGCAGCGGCGGGAAGCGCGTGTCGGAGGCCTTGGGGTGCAGCGGCGATCCCAGGCCGACGAGGTCCCCCGCCCGCGGCGTGTAGTAGTGGGACGCCCTGTGCGGGAGCCACGGCGCGGCCTGCCTCGGCGTGCTCGGGGGCGGCCGCAACGCGGCCACGCGGGGgctgcccgccgccgccgcggcgcccccgcccccgccccgcGCGCGCATGTCGCGGAGCTTGAAGAACCACGCGTTCGGGATCATGTCTGACAGCCGGAACTTGTGCCGCCCCATGGCTCTTACAAAGGAATGCGGGGAGAAGCACCGGCACAGCGGCAACAAAGACTTCCCCCCGcgcgcgctgctgctgctgtgcttcTCTTTGGTGGCTTGCTGTGTTCGCTTAGCTTGCTCTGTACGAGGAGGAGCAGAGGCGCGGCGCGGGGAAGACGAGATGAGGGCGAGGCGAGGCAGAGCAGGGGAGCGCAGAAAATGGCGCGCACTGCACGCACGGCACGGCACTAgagtggggtggggtggggtggggcgAAACGGGAGGAGTCGAGGAGAGGAGGGGGACGCGAGGCGCCTTTTGTCCTCGCGCTCGCGCGCGCGTCGCCTCCCTGATCCCTCCTCCCATTCCTCTATGCGGCGTGGACCCCCACAGCAGATACGGACGACGCGGGAAAGCCAGCGCAGGTGGGTGAGCACCTCATCCGGCCCGTCCTCCCGGAGACACAGGGTCATCGCTCATCAGAAAGAGAAAGGGGGTCTCCGGCTCGCGctcatctcatgcatgcatgtcaaGGCCGACGAAGGCAGGCAGAGCCACGCCACGCACGAAGacgaaggaatcatctcctgttctccttcgccctTGGCGTCGCTCGTGCTACGGCCATCAAATCACATTTTTGTACTCTACTCCTATGTGCTACTGTTACGGATCGcgttcttttatatatatatatataaaaaaatatcggAAGAAAACGAACGAGCGCGTGCACAGTGCTCGTGTGGCGATGGATCTCTCTGCCGACGTGAAAGCCTGGTGAATAAAATTCAGGGATAGGGGGATGGCGGGCGCAGAGAGTGTTGGTCGGAGGGAGATGGGTGCACTGCACGGACGTAGTAGACCGTAGATAGGAATAGGAATGGCAGCCTTGGTCCTGTGTCTTCACTCCCCATCCGGCTTTCAATTCATCAATTATTATGCGCGTCAACAGCGTTCTTGTCCGGGAGTCGTCGCTGTTGTTTTAATCGTTTTATTTCCATCGCCTTGCATTGGCACCAGCAGTGCGACAGCACGTGTACTCGTTGTTGCCGCGTGCTCGCGGGCAATTGTTCGATCAGTTGGTGCACATCAGCAGAGGAGTACTTCCTCCTTTTGAACTGTAACTGTACATTTTGTGTGAAGCATGCACCTGGAGAAGGTTCACGTTGATAATCGAGACCTAAGCGTGTCGTGCGCGTCTTTTTGGGAGCGCTTGGTCAAAACTTGCTGTGCAATGCAATCTCTGTGTCCTTGGCTTGTCACGTAAGATACGCCCGGGCGCCTGACGCGATTCGGTGCTGCGTGCTCTGGGTAATGTTTCGCAGGACCACGCTGTGAAAAGTTAACCGAGAGTGTCTTGCAGCGCAAGTGTGGCTGAGATTTCCCTAGCCAAAACGAGTCACCGTTCTTGGTTGATTTATTATGCGAGAAAAACATTGTGTAGTAATTCGTCTAACTGACCGGAAatactattcgctgatttaATCCAAGAGAAAAAAGAATGATAGATGGATTTAGTAGATAATCTCAAACGAACAAACTCAGCGAGAAGCGATTCATGACTACTTGGTGctttgattgatcaaagcaatATGTTCAAGGCCTTCTTtactttcaaatttttttgcaaaaataggaatagtagcactttcgtttgtatttgacaaatattgttcaattatggactaactaggctcaaaagattcgtctcgtcaattccgaccaaactgtgcaattagtttttattttcatatatatatatatatataatatatatatatatatatttaatacttcacgcatacatctaaagattcgatgtgacggagaatctcaaaaattttgcaaaatttttggaaactaaacaaggcccaagagagACAAAAAGGATTCCTTTCTAGATATACAGTATagaaagagagagaagagaggagaggtgCACGATCCATGGCGAGGAGCATTGCAATCATGTTATCCAAATCCCTAAATCA from Sorghum bicolor cultivar BTx623 chromosome 3, Sorghum_bicolor_NCBIv3, whole genome shotgun sequence encodes the following:
- the LOC8057719 gene encoding transcription repressor OFP2, translated to MTLCLREDGPDEVLTHLRWLSRVVRICCGGPRRIEEWEEGSGRRRAREREDKRRLASPSSPRLLPFRPTPPHPTLVPCRACSARHFLRSPALPRLALISSSPRRASAPPRTEQAKRTQQATKEKHSSSSARGGKSLLPLCRCFSPHSFVRAMGRHKFRLSDMIPNAWFFKLRDMRARGGGGGAAAAAGSPRVAALRPPPSTPRQAAPWLPHRASHYYTPRAGDLVGLGSPLHPKASDTRFPPLQLSPPRRSSRRRHHHHHRRRSVKLAAAAPPASASSSSGVASSPASTAACRCGRGRRPDLVVVEAPDTPPCRRDIFVGYSSDDDDDDDEYVKKPTVAAAVRAHDNKLEGKVITSATDIIIDLRTERRPEKTTLPPIMTKPAAKREPDVCQLVDKHIDVLAHATRRASPVVPEQSKLKPPRRSVSSSSARRLKTRANTPRLASSKKCRSPTTTTTTARSPARTKPPPPPPLAESFAVVKSSRDPRRDFRESMEEMITENGIRTAADLEDLLACYLSLNAAEYHDLIVEVFEHIWVTLSDVKV